Sequence from the Equus przewalskii isolate Varuska chromosome 11, EquPr2, whole genome shotgun sequence genome:
CCTGTTAAATTGAATCTTATTGAAAATAATAACTGAACTTTGCTTTGCAACTaaactattttaaactttttacctTAATTGTAAACTTACTTTgactttacacatattattttcttatttaaatttataattttattttaattttgaaatatatatgtgaAGACTAGacataattctgaaaaagaacagcAATGAGGGACTGCTTGTCTTTTCACATatcaaaatgttatatatcaaagCAAGTATATTGTGTatcatgtggcacatgactaaagagatcaacaaaattgaataGAGTCCTGAATTGGATCCAAATATATATAGCAGTTTAGAATACAGTAGTCAGGATTTCAAATCAATAGTAAAAAGAGAATTATGCAACtatgaaaacaactcaaatggaATGCCTATTTAACTCCTATATCAAAATAAGTTCCAGATggatcaaaagttttaaaataagatacagaccagaaaaattctttaaaaattaagtgttAAGTAATAgttgaagaatattttattagaagTGATGCAAGGAACGTCATTTTAAGCATgatacaaaaaccaaaacaaaaattaaagaaaaaatgtaaaggaaaaaaatatatatgccaaAAGCAATATACACAGTATTAAAAAGTGAAGACCATAGCAAAagccagaaaaataataattacatatacaatagtaaaaagaatcatttttagCATAAAATTAGCTCATAAAAATCAGTATGCAAAAGACCAACaattgaataaaatagataaaagacaTTAATAGataatttacagaaagagaaatacaaattattctaaaaagatgaaaagatactcaaactCAATGATATCAGAAGGATTTCTTTCaaagtataaaaaatgaaaaaaataactttagtcAGATATTATGTGCCATAAATATTTATCAGGTACTGGTTGCTGAGAATGTGGACAAAAGCATCCTCAGAGATGGTGGGCAGTAGTGCAGCAATTAGTGCAACGTCAACGATGGCAGTTTGGCACTAACTGTGAATACCAATATTTTATATGCATACGCTATCTGACCATTGATTCAAATACGTATATTacaatttcacttctagaaacTCATACTTGCACATATTCAAAAATGGGTATTTATGACAAAATTATTGGcatagaaaaatataaggaaCAACATGAAGAGGGATGGATACGTTAATTTTAGTATGTATTTATAAGGCAGTATAACAGTATTAGAGATCTGTGTGGACTTGCATGCAAAAATCTTGAAGATGTTGCAtagtaaaagcaaatatttacatacacatggaaaaacacaaatatatttgaGTACATTTGCATTTGCAATGATTATTACCTGATGAATCTTAAGAAACAAATTAAGTGACTGCCTCTGTGGAAGAGGACTGGAGACTATAATGAGGGACAAATAAGAAACTTATTCTACACTTTATCatattttgcatgatttttatttttactacctATTATATCAGTTAcacttcaatttttctttaaaaagtagaagtaTTACACTAAAACTGTTGTATATAATGCAACTGAAAATTCATAAAGTCTTTACAGCATTAAACATCTTGAGTACAGTAATAATGACAACTTAAGTgacaagaatataaataaaaatgatattaagtctcagaaaaaagtaaaaaagataaatgcatacactgattaaaatttagtttaactatataaaaatatcctCTCTAATGAATTACATATTATTGACTCCTTCTATATAGGCATTATGGCTTTCTAGCTGAAGTGATGAACAAGACATTGTAGACCTCACATTCTAGCAGGGAGAGAAACAGTAATTAATGGCAAAATCACATAGTTCATTCCTAAAGTGTAATTATcataaattctttgaagaaaagaaagtaagcaCCAGATTTAAGAAGACTTCTACATTTCAAGGAAAGGGACTCTAATGTCAAATGGCTATCTTTATGGTGGATGATGAACTTATTTACTACAAGATATGACCTTTCTTTGTCCAGAGCTGCTTCATAGCATTTGTCATCTCTGAATTTCTCAGAGTGTAGATTAGTGGGTTCAGCATCGGGGTTACGACTGTATAAAACACACTCAATGGTTTGTCAATGGGGAGGGTTTTAGCAGGTCTCACATATGTGAAAATAcagggaacaaagaaaaagacaaccacaGTGATGTGGGAACCACAGGTCTGGAGGGCTTTCCGCCTCCCTTTGTGACTAAGGTTCTTTAGAGAGTGCAAGATGACACCATAGGAGATGAGTAACAGGAGAAACACAATAGTGCAGATTAGTCCTCCATTGGCCACCACTAAGACACCAATGACGTAGGTGTCAGCACAGATGAGTTTCAATAAGGGGTACATGTCACAGAAAAAATGATCAATGACATTAGGGCCACAGAATGGGAGCCCATAAATAGTGCTAAGTTGAATTATTGAGTGCAGAAAACCTCCAACCCAACAGACTACCAGCAGCACGATGCAAACCCATCGCCTCATGATAACCAAATAATGCAaaggcttacagatggccacatagcggtcataggccatcaccaACAGAATAAACACCCCTGATCCACTAGAAAAATGTTCTGTAAAGAGCTGGATCATACAAGATTGGAAGGATATGGTACTTTCCCCAAAGAACAAGTCTGAAATCAATCTGGGGGTAATGGAAGAGGAATAAATAGCATCCATAATTGATAGGCTGGCAAGAAAAAAGTACATTGGGGAGTTCAGAGTCTTACTGAAACTTACAGTCACAACAATGAGCATGTTGCCCACCACAGTCAAAATGTAAAAGAGCAAGAACATAACAAAAAGGACTTTCTGCTCCTTTGGATTCTGTGTGAGTCCCAAGAGGACAAAGTAAGTCGCATTGTTCCTTGGTTCCATATAATCTTTATAGGTGCTGATTTTAGATATTAGAAGCACTTTACCTACAAAGCAAGAGataaatcttttaaatgtattgtaagtttaacatttcatttattcatttcattactAGAATgtgtacagagtttctgtttgtgtCAAACGTGTCATAGACACTGTGGTTaccaagatgaataagacatagttGTCTACCCGCAGTGATTTGATATGTAATGAGGCATCAGTCAATTCTAGGCTAATgtattttgtcattataaaaatattcacacaaTGCTAAAGGTCATAGTGTATGAATATATCAATCAAACTGGAATgagagaaggcttcccagaggaaggaaTGTTGTAGCTGAgtttaaaggaaaagtaaaggaaCAGGACAAGATGGGAAGGGAATTCCATGAAAAAGTGCAGCATTCATAAACTCACAAAAGTGCAACGCTTGATACACATTGAAGGTAATTTACATATTCAAAGTGAGCAGATCAAGTTATAAATGGAATGTCACTGACCTGCATTGTCTCAGTTCTCACTGAGACCACTTTCTTAGGGTCTTTAGATGGATAATTCACCTTTCTGTGACCAATAAATTCTG
This genomic interval carries:
- the LOC103567968 gene encoding olfactory receptor 4A47-like; its protein translation is MEPRNNATYFVLLGLTQNPKEQKVLFVMFLLFYILTVVGNMLIVVTVSFSKTLNSPMYFFLASLSIMDAIYSSSITPRLISDLFFGESTISFQSCMIQLFTEHFSSGSGVFILLVMAYDRYVAICKPLHYLVIMRRWVCIVLLVVCWVGGFLHSIIQLSTIYGLPFCGPNVIDHFFCDMYPLLKLICADTYVIGVLVVANGGLICTIVFLLLLISYGVILHSLKNLSHKGRRKALQTCGSHITVVVFFFVPCIFTYVRPAKTLPIDKPLSVFYTVVTPMLNPLIYTLRNSEMTNAMKQLWTKKGHIL